AAAGATCAGTTGGATGAATACAGTAAATTAGCCGTTTAAAGGAAAGGAATTGATTGCACAAGATGGATCTCCCGGTTGATGTAGATGTAGAAGCCAGTTAGAAACCCCACCAGTTGCCATTGGGAACAGGTGGGGTTTTGTCATGTGTTTTAAGAGGCTATTTTTAATTAGTAGGATAACTTGACTGACGAAAATGATAGGAAGTATGATCAATCTTTTTGGATTACCGGCAATTTTCTTGTAAAATCAAAACAATAAAATATCAGTTACTATTACATTATTATGAAGGAAAAAAGCTGTGTATTAAACTTTAGTAGGTAAGAATATAAAATTCAGAATTTTCTTGAAATTAATCCATGCACATGTTAGAATTCATTTCAGATAAGAATATTATCAAGAAGATAATATTGGAATTATGGTGAAACTACGTTTCTTAATAAGCAACAATTACAATAAGGAAGGATTGAAGAGAATCTATATAGGAAATAAAGTCTACGGAGGTTGGTAAAATTAAACGATTCCTTATTTAAAAGCAAAAATATCTCCTCTATTTATATCATCCAAGTATCCAGTCATACTATCTACCTTAAAACATCAAAAATCAGCACAATGATTGTTATGCATAACGACATAGCTAATAATACTTTTTATAAAAGATTTTTCGGCAATAAAAAGAAACGACGTTGCTTATTAAGAAATGATGACCATTGATTACTTCTTCAGTTTTAATATTATTCAAATCTATTTATGAAGGGGTGAGAGATAATTTGAAAGCGCTTCATCGATCTCGAACTATAGAAAAGTTTGATGGAAAATAATATCTAAAATCAGCTTAACAGCACAAATAAAAGTTATGTCGATGTAAATATCTAATGATTTATTTTTTTGGGTGGTGGAATTGTAAGCACTTATATGAAAGTGATCAGTGGGTAATGTCCAGTGTATTTAGCATATAAATGAAATCATTCAGGAGGTTTTGATTAATGAACAAACAACTTCAGATGAATAAGAAATTTAAATGGAAAGTTCGTTATACTGTCTTATTTGTATTATGGTTATGTTGGCTGTTTTCTTTCCTTGATCGAATGGTTATCACTATTGCACTGCCTTTTATTGGTGAAGATCTAAATCTAACGGCGACAGCTCAAGGGTTATTGTTAAGTATTTTCTTTGCAGGTTATGCACTGTTCCAAATACCGGGCGGGATGTTATCAGATAAATTTGGCTTTCGTCGTGTGATGAGCATTGCGATTGTATGGTGGTCAATTTTCACATCAATGACTGGCTTAATTTTTTCTTATCCACTTATGTTAATTATTCGATTCGTATTCGGTTTAGGTGAGGCATGTTTACCAGGTGCTGCTTACAAAGGAATAGCTAATTACTTTCCTAGTAAGCAACGCGGGACGGCCACAGGAATTCAGTCAACGGTTAATACGTTAGGACCGGCTCTTGCTGCTATTGCTGCGGCAGCAATTATTGCGGCATTTGGATGGCGTACAGTGTTTATCGTAATGGGTATTCCGGGCACTATAATCGGTCTGTATATCTGGTTTAAATTCAAAGATAATCCGAAAGATCATCCTAAAATGACGAAAGAAGAGCTTGCAGAATTAGAAGAAGACAGTGAGACAGAAAATTCGAAAGAAGAGAAGAAATCTGGAGTTTCCTTTAAGGAACTTTTAAGAAAGCCTATTTTATGGCAAATGGCGCTTATTTGGTTCTTCTTTGATATTACTTTCTGGGGATTTACTTCTTGGCTCCCATCTTATCTGATAAATGTTAGAGGACTTTCTTTAATGGATACTGGTATTTTCAGTGCCTTACCTTATCTAGTTGGTACAGTCTCAATTGTTCTTGGTGGGTACTTGTCAGATAAAGTAAAAGGAAAAAGGAAATGGGTGTTTATCCCTAATGCTGTAATTGGTGGTTTAGCATTATTATTGATGCTTCAA
This sequence is a window from Brevibacillus sp. JNUCC-41. Protein-coding genes within it:
- a CDS encoding MFS transporter, coding for MNKQLQMNKKFKWKVRYTVLFVLWLCWLFSFLDRMVITIALPFIGEDLNLTATAQGLLLSIFFAGYALFQIPGGMLSDKFGFRRVMSIAIVWWSIFTSMTGLIFSYPLMLIIRFVFGLGEACLPGAAYKGIANYFPSKQRGTATGIQSTVNTLGPALAAIAAAAIIAAFGWRTVFIVMGIPGTIIGLYIWFKFKDNPKDHPKMTKEELAELEEDSETENSKEEKKSGVSFKELLRKPILWQMALIWFFFDITFWGFTSWLPSYLINVRGLSLMDTGIFSALPYLVGTVSIVLGGYLSDKVKGKRKWVFIPNAVIGGLALLLMLQASSTAMVITYQCVAAFFMFLAQGAFWGLVVDTLPTKIMAAGSSTVNCFGSIAGFIAPFLMGYMIESSGGSYNSSFILMIVAIIVAAIIALTIGNNTEKENSLNSETIVEA